One window from the genome of Esox lucius isolate fEsoLuc1 chromosome 23, fEsoLuc1.pri, whole genome shotgun sequence encodes:
- the c23h12orf45 gene encoding uncharacterized protein C12orf45 homolog, producing MELHLNNNITSSKDLLACGKGGGLHDKLFIKSRGTKTVRSLQTERIPRSSVLDRLQSFLPQMAQANEKLRLQMEEAPEGHYDIERVEDDEKIIQMDVSLVELSSSDSDSEVESLQDNTSDSEEESEVTEENLKLPGDSQRKKNKLNIQVLETQDLAVVDL from the exons ATGgaattacatttgaataataaCATAACAAGTTCCAAAGACTTGCTCGCGTGTGGCAAGGGAGGAG GTCTGCATGACAAGCTTTTCATTAAGTCAAGGGGGACCAAGACTGTCCGTTCTTTGCAGACTGAGAGGATCCCAAGAAGTAGTG TGCTGGACAGACTGCAGAGCTTCCTGCCTCAGATGGCCCAAGCCAACGAGAAGCTCAGGTTGCAGATGGAGGAGGCTCCAGAAGGCCATTATGACATTGAAAGGGTGGAAGATGATGAAAAGATAATTCAGATG GATGTGTCACTGGTGGAACTCAGTTCTTCGGACAGTGATTCCGAAGTGGAGTCTTTACAGGACAACACCTCAGACTCTGAGGAGGAAAGCGAAGTTACGGAGGAGAACCTCAAATTGCCTGGCGACAGCCaaaggaagaaaaataaattaaatatccAAGTCCTGGAGACGCAGGATTTGGCTGTTGTAGACCTTTAA